The Miscanthus floridulus cultivar M001 chromosome 6, ASM1932011v1, whole genome shotgun sequence genomic interval AGTAATAGTAGTCTAGGACTTAGCCCACCGCTGCCCTTTCCCAATCTATCGACACCTTGTGAGCAAATTCTACAAACTACCGTTCCGTGAGCCAAACAAAAAAGGCTTACATGGAGCTCCGTGCGTGATCTGGGCCGTCTATGCATGACGTCATGGGAGAGTAGTAGGTGGTGCTATGATCAGGCCAAAATCAATGCTATTTCTAAAATCATTGTAGAATAGAAATCATCGTACAAGAGCAAACTGATTCTGAATTAGTGCTATCAATCATGATGGTACAAGGGCGGCGATCGGCAAAACGTGGACTTTGAAAAGACTGGGAGCCTCACGGCCCAACCCCAAATGTACAGCCCGAACTGGAAActgtttttttttggggggggggggggggggggggggggttgtggaTTTCCGCCTTTTTTCAACCTTCGTTTTGGgcctttctttttttgtttccagGAAAAAAAATCCATCTTATACCTCTTTAACTATTGTTGCGGTCTAATCTTGGGAAAAGTTCAATTTATCTCCTTCAACTATCACGGTCGTCTGATTTTGCTTCTTGAACTAcaaaactaatttatttatattcctcAACTTTTAATACCATTTATTTTTTCACTGTGGGTGATTTTGCTTATGTGAAGGCACGTTAGAGGAATAAATCGAACTAAGTTGAAAATTTATGGGTAAAATTGGACTAGAAACCTTttacaaaaatatccaaaaattcataaaaataaaattaaaattttTTATCAAAATATTTTTACATGGGAAATTAATGTGATTAAAATACTAAAATTTTCTTTATTCTTAGAAAATTTGTTTTACCtcagaaaattatgaaactagttttagattttatttttctaaaaacaTACTCTATCTTATGGTGCCTAGCTTAAAATTGTTTGAATCTTTATGCCTCAATTTTATGCTTATTTGCTAGTAGAAGCTCTCATTATTTATTACAATTAGTCAATGTCCAGACTACGTAGAAGCGCTAGTGGAGCATTGTTAGAACCGTATCGGGCGTTCTTACCCTGTCCGATAAATTTTCATAGTTGTGCTAGCATGCGTGGTTGCATGCATcctggcatgcatgcatgcatatgtgcgaCAAGGTGCGTGTAACAGGGAGAGCTACATTGACCCCTGGTATTCCCAACCATAACAAGCTTTTGTGTGACAGGGCCCTATTTGGTAGGGTTCTAGCTCCTCACGTGAAGCAGCTTCTCTGGTGGATGAGTTGAAGCCATTTTGATAGAAGTGGACATCTTAAGATTTTGTTCTAAATTCAtataatttgaaattcaaaatttagaatttttgTATGATCTCTAATATTGACATGGTCTAGATCAAAGTTATAATTCTCAATGTAATCTAGAACTTTGTAGTTTatattttatttgaagttgttttGAGTACGTGTCCTCAATAGGTATTTAAGTTCTTAGATTTTAAAGTTTATATTTTAGAATTTTCAAACGACCATTTGATGTTGACATAGTCAACACCAAAGTCATAGTGGTCAGCacgatctataactttgtagttgacaattttttattTGAAGACATTTTGGGTCTTAAGTattcattttaaattttcaaaattGGTATTAAATTTTTCAAACAATTTCGGAATGAAACAATGCCCTATACTAAAGTTGTAATGCTCGACAGGATCTAAAATTAGTTGTAAGTTTAAAACACTGCATGCTTCAGTTGGAAAAGGTCGAGTACCTTGGAGGAAACATGATTATTATCCTCTCAACATCTATTTTATCAGAAAGTATGGACATTGGGTACAAGCAAAATAATGCATCACCAAATTTTCAAACAAGTTTAAGGCCCCTTTGGATTGCGGGATTTTTTTATTACGTTTTTTTGTGTGAAAATAAACTGATTtatgtgaaattcctgcgttgCAAAGGAGCGCTATGTAGGGATGCATCCTGGAATATATATCAAAGTATATATAGTGTTGTTTGTTAAGATCTGAAATTAGTTGTAAGAAGACGTGCTTCAGTTGTTTATGCTCTCAACGTCTGTTTCATCGAAAGGTACGGACGTACGGTACAGTTGAAACTTGAAAGAACGCAGGACGAAGTCATATTTTAGAGTAGAACTAGTACGTACAGGACACGACGACACGTACTTACGGCAAATATACGacagagtaattataataataaataattaATCAGTTAAACTCGACTCGACGACTGGACGCAACCGAGCACGACCCCGAATGGAAGTGGAACAAAGCTACACGTGCAGATCATCTCCAGCATGGAAAATTAATAAGCAATCAAGCACGCCTGCATCCACTTATTATAGCTGGACAATATATAGCCTTGGCAGTGGCGCAATCTGACGAGTGACGCTACGTATACGTCACCAGAAGAGCGTGGCCGCCGCTAGCAGGCCGACGGCGGCCGTCAGCGGGACGAGGGACGCGTACACGAGCCTCCTGCCGGCGACGACGCGGCCGCGGGGTTCGGCCATCACCCAGAcggcggcgccgagctcggcgatCCCCGAATAGAAGAGCCCCGATAGCGCGAGGAGGTAGCAGCAGCTGGAGTCGTCGTTCCCTTGCTGGAACAACGCCGCCGGCGGCGGGTCGGACGACTGCTCGGAGATGGCCATGCAGGTGATCGCCGTGGAAGCGGTGGCCAAGCCTGCAGCCCCCAGTGCCGCGCCCGCAGGGAACCAGCTGGTCgccgaggcggaggcggaggcgccgTCGGTGTCGCCCTGCCACCGCTCCCGCCTAGAAGACTGGTGGTGGCTCATGAGCGTCTGCTGCGCAGGTGAGCGCCTTGGTGGCTGGCTATGTgtttaattttcttttcttttctttttgaacgGTACTGGCTGGCTACGTGTGGGATCGAGAGTGGAAATATATAAGCGCGGCAAGCCCTCCCCATGGGCCCTAATTCCGTTCTAGATAAAATGAGAAATATGGGAGACCGAACTGGCGGAGGCGCCTGGCCCGTGGCGGGGACGGGGTGTGCGGTGTGCTTCTCCAACTGAGGAAGCTTCGTAATGTCACGACGGGGACGGGTGTGCGTCGTCAGTCTGAACACGGACGGAGTCGGGAGGGAGCTGAGGAAGCTTCGTGCCCCGcgtcaaattaattaataatatATAATTATGTATGTGTctctatatctatctatatatatggtATAATCTATATATCTATACATAGCTTGTAATTCTAAACCGCACTATAATTCGATCTCGATATGCAAAAAAAATCCACCAGCAGTCCAGCAACATAGTATAGATCACAGGTcttgttcggctggctggaaaaacggccgatgctgatttgttgtgagagaaaaacactgttatttcgctgaaacgggacgactgataagttcaagcgaacagggccagacCTTATCTATTCATGAAAGTGATCTACGTCATCATCCACTAAAATTTTCCCGCAACAACGTGCGAGGTATGCTTCTTGGGTAGTGTTTAGATGGCGAAATTTTTTGCAAAatgctactatagcacttttcgttgttatttgacaattagtgtccaatcatggactaattaggcttaaaagattcgtctcgtgaatttcgtctaaaatgtgtaattagttttattttttatctatatttaatgcttcatgcatgtgtcaaagattcgatgtgatggagaattttaaaaaattttacaaaattttctagaactaaactggaccttggtaatatatatatatatatatatatatatatatatatatatatatatatatatatatatatatatatatataaaatttgtTTCGACATATCGCTTCACAAAAagattttaaatttaactaataTATTcaaaaaagtattaatatttatgatatatgtaTTATAGATTGGATGTACAATATGATTTCAAAATAATTTTATCTACAAATAGAACATTGATACTATTTTCTGTATCTTTAGTTAAATTTCAAAAATTTTAACTCTTATACAAATTAAAATGTGCAGTTATTTTGACACGGAATGGATATCGATCTAAGCAAGCTTGAGCCTCGAGAGCACGCGACACGCCAGAATGCCGGTTCACACTGATTTTGGCGGCTAAGGGAGGCGCGGCCACCCTTTTTCTTCCAACCCGTGCGAGCATTTTGTACGTCGACGACTTTGACGCTGCATCCTATGTAAAAGTCGTGTGGTGCGTCCTGCCCAGCTGCCCTGCCCATATATCAATTGATCTTAATAGCGCGCCAGCTGTTTTACCAAACCAATCCATGTGAGTGTAATGTTATTTTCCCCTCTTCTGTCATCTCAGGCTTTTAGGTGCCTTTAATTTCTACTCATTCCATTCTAAAagttttttttagatacatagttttcGCTATTCACTTTGACATACACTATATATGTCTTGATACATACTTttagtaaaaataatatatctaaaaAATCAAAACGTCTTTAATTTAGAACATAAAAAAGTATTAAATCACCTTTCTTTGATCTTTTCTCATCCCCTAAAAGTATGTATATGTATAAGTAATTTATTCGTATTAaatcttgtttttttttcttagaaCCTACTTATCAACaacatatttatttattttccttGTATACTTCTCCCCCGTCTCTCTCTTCTACCTTCTCCGCCGGAGCGCTAGGCTGCTAGGCGCTGGCTACACTACAACACAGGAGTGGGCAGGCCGGCAGGCCCATAATTTGACGAGGGCTGCCATATCGGCCTCTCAAGCCTTAGAAAGGCCTGGAATTAATCTCAGTTCATGGGCCAGCCAAAGAGGCCAAATTAGGAAACTGATTCCCGTTCAGCCCACTGAAAGGGATCCAGACGACAGGTTTGAAATGTTGCTGTTTTCTATGGCATTTTTTATCAATAAAGTTCACTGCTACTCACTTACTTGCTTCGTGTCCTTAAATAAAGTTGTTTTAGAAATCGACACGGTCTTCAAAAAATAACTTTGACCACtattttttgctataaaatatttatagaatatagtcaatatatacttttataaaactacatttcgagatgaaTTTACTTACAccactttcatattttcaaattcaaccaaaaaaaatatatttgtggtcaaagtttaaaatatttgacttaagacaacctcaaaacATTTTTCTTTAAGAACATGGAGGGGTAGCTAACAACtgatattttctttcttttgcgCCTCCCATGAATTTAACCTTGCAAATTTACACTTGAAAGTTTGAGCTTTATTCGAGCTGAAATCCAATGTATCAACTTCTGAGATACAGAAGTTTTGCTAGTTCATTCAAGTTGCTCAGAAAAGTAGTTAATTGGGACTATACAACTGAATAAGAAGTTATTTGATTTCTTGTGAACTGCCGAAGAAAATAGTAGGTACATGGGCGTGTATAATTAATGCGGTTCCGTGCTTAATTTTAATTTATGTGCCCCGGCCCATACGAATAGAAGAAGAATATGACCACGAAAAAGCAAGCCATCTTTTGAATACGTGCAAAGCTAGTTTGGACTGTGCTGGCTTTGCCGGCTGGTCGGCGATGCGATTAAATATAACGatcttcgctgaaaaaacaagtcaaaaTATGATTTcggctgatttattgtaagagaaaaacactgttccgattaaaaaacaagttgaaaaagacagattataagagaaacgagataattttttttataagacAGAGATGAATGGGACGCTCGAAGACTAGAGAGAGACGAGACAAGCAAGCAAACCGATGGGCCGGGCGGTAAAGTTCACTGCTACTCACTTGCTTCATGTCCTTAAATAAAGTCGTTTTGCAAAATAACTTTGACCACTACTTtttttataaaatatttatagaatATAGGTCATGTTTGGTTTTCTAGTTCATGGACTAAAAGTTTTAGTTCACTTTAGTCCATGAACTAAAAGTAGACTAAAGTGGTGTTTGGTTCCTTGAACTAAAATAGACTAAAGTGGAGGAAGatggcaataaatgagaggcatgGGTGTCCCCAATAccttttagtccattttagtccagttttgtggactaaa includes:
- the LOC136457782 gene encoding uncharacterized protein, translating into MSHHQSSRRERWQGDTDGASASASATSWFPAGAALGAAGLATASTAITCMAISEQSSDPPPAALFQQGNDDSSCCYLLALSGLFYSGIAELGAAVWVMAEPRGRVVAGRRLVYASLVPLTAAVGLLAAATLFW